A stretch of Coregonus clupeaformis isolate EN_2021a chromosome 37, ASM2061545v1, whole genome shotgun sequence DNA encodes these proteins:
- the LOC121553177 gene encoding tubulin--tyrosine ligase: MNLPMYTFVARDDNSTIYAEVSKILVATGQWKRLKRDNPRFNLMLGERNRLPFGRLGHEPGLMQLVNYYRGADKLCRKASLVKLIKTSPELPDPGNWLPESYIIYPTNLNTPIAPAKNGMSHLKSNPKTDEREVFLASYHSRKESGEGTVWIAKSSSGAKGAGILISHDANQLLEFIDNQGQVHVIQKYLERPLLLQPGNRKFDIRSWVLVDHQYNIYLYREGVLRTASEPYDSSNFQNVTSHLTNHCIQKEHSQNYGRYEEGNEMFFDEFRQYLLSMHNIVLETNILPQIKQIIRSCLTCIEPAISTKHLSYQSFQLFGFDFMVDESFKVWLIEINGAPACAQKLYPELCQGIVDIAISSVFTLNNDSEPRSSSSSPAPYSSSPSFSTLTSSTCSSPKLRGPLHVGPFTRL, translated from the exons ATGAATTTACCGATGTATACATTTGTCGCTCGAGACGACAACAGTACTATTTATGCTGAAGTTTCCAAAATTCTCGTCGCTACTGGACAATGGAAGAGACTGAAAAGGGATAATCCCCGATTCAACTTGATGTTGGGCGAACGGAACAGACTGCCATTTGGACGGCTTG GTCATGAGCCTGGACTGATGCAACTGGTGAATTATTACAGAGGAGCAGACAAGTTGTGCCGTAAAGCATCTTTAGTCAA GTTAATCAAGACTAGCCCGGAGCTTCCAGATCCCGGCAACTGGTTGCCTGAATCCTACATCATCTATCCTACTAACCTCAACACTCCCATCGCTCCTGCAAAGAATGGCATGAGCCACCTGAAAAGTAACCCCAAGACGGATGAAAGAGAAGTTTTCCTGGCCTCTTATCACTCAAGGAAGGAAAGCGGAGAGGGAACAGTGTGGATCGCCAAGTCATCTTCTGGAGCAAAAG GTGCTGGTATTTTGATATCCCATGATGCAAATCAATTGCTGGAGTTCATTGATAATCAAGGGCAGGTTCATGTCATTCAGAAGTACCTAGAAAGACCACTACTGTTGCAACCTGGCAACCGTAAATTTGACATCAG GAGCTGGGTGCTCGTGGACCATCAGTACAACATCTACCTTTACCGGGAGGGTGTGCTGCGGACGGCGTCGGAGCCCTATGACAGCTCCAACTTCCAGAACGTGACCAGCCACCTGACCAACCACTGCATCCAGAAAGAGCACTCGCAGAACTATGGCCGCTACGAGGAGGGCAACGAGATGTTCTTCGACGAGTTCCGGCAGTACCTACTGAGCATGCACAACATAGTGCTGGAGACCAACATTTTACCTCAGATCAAGCAGATCATACG GAGCTGTCTGACATGCATTGAGCCTGCCATCAGCACTAAGCACTTGTCCTATCAGAGCTTCCAGCTCTTCGGCTTTGACTTCATGGTGGACGAGAGCTTCAAGGTGTGGCTGATAGAGATCAATGGAGCTCCGGCCTGCGCACA GAAACTCTACCCGGAGCTATGCCAAGGTATTGTGGACATAGCCATCTCCAGTGTCTTCACTCTGAACAACGATTCTGAACCACGatcatcttcctcctcccctgctccctactcctcctccccctcatttTCTACTCTCACCTCATCCACCTGTTCCTCTCCGAAATTGAGAGGACCCCTCCATGTGGGCCCATTCACCCGATTGTAA
- the polr1b gene encoding DNA-directed RNA polymerase I subunit RPA2, which produces MDFAAKWSNLPTSPSLKHLTEAGYGIPKEKQHAAVQDLTKAHIESFDQAVSDGLCRAVQAIPPFEFMFRNDRISLAFVEATIYRPVVGKGSICRDLRVFPAECRGRRCTYRGKLVADVSWSVNGIPKGIIKQSLGQVPIMVKSRLCNLHGLPPKELIEHHEESEEMGGYFIVNGNEKVIRMLIMPRRNYPIAMSRPKWKNRGQGYTQYGISMRCVKEEHTAINMNLHYLDNGTVMLNFIYQKELFFLPLGFALKALVDFTDFQIYQELIKGREENSFYKSCVSEMLRLVMEEGCITRGKVLNYLGERFRVKMNLPEWHTDAQCANYLLDQCVCIHLKSDVEKFYLLCLMTRKLFTFAKQECMEENPDSLMCQEVLTPGQLYLMFLKEKMAAWMVSVKLSMDKRAHRLTGGASSENLVKMFNLGSDVTQPFEYLLATGNLTSKTGLGMLQNTGLSVVADKLNFIRYLSHFRCVHRGAAFAKMRTTSVRRLLPESWGFLCPVHTPDGDPCGLMNHMTAHCEIVALALPTTTLPALLCSLGVTPVDGSPGRAYSDCYPVLLDGAMVGWVETELAPLLADSLRRFKVLKEKKIPPWTEIVLVPQTSKASMYPGLYLFTTPCRMVRPVRNLALGQQELIGTFEQLYINVGISEDEIEPGVTTHQELFPHSMLSVVANFIPYSDHNQSPRNMYQCQMGKQTMGFPLHSFQERSDNKLYRLQTPQSPLVRPVMYDHYNMDNYPIGTNAIVAVISYTGYDMEDAMILNKSSWERGFGHGCVYKTELVDLAEKMKGEDCLVFGVKPGDPKVMDKLDTDGLPPIGAVLQYGDPFYSYINLNTGQSFVNFYKSQESCVVDNIKVCSNDAGSGRFKRICITVRVPRNPTIGDKFASRHGQKGILSRLWPAEDMPFTESGMTPDILFNPHGFPSRMTIGMLIESMAGKSGALHGLCHDATPFTFSEESSALEHFGDMLRAAGYNHYGTERLYSGLSGLELEADIFIGVVYYQRLRHMVSDKFQVRTTGARDRVTNQPVGGRNIQGGIRFGEMERDALLAHGTSFLLHDRLFNCSDRSVAQVCVDCGSLLSPLLEKPPPYWSATRHRKTVCLLCGKSDSIVTVSVPYVFRYFVAELAAMNIKIKLDVK; this is translated from the exons ATGGATTTTGCGGCTAAGTGGAGTAATTTACCGACAAGTCCAAGCCTTAAACATTTAACAGAAGCAGGCTATGGCATACCGAAGGAAAAACAACATGCCGCTGTTCAGGACCTAACGAAGGCTCATATCGAGTCGTTTGACCAAGCAGTTTCAGATGGACTGTGTCGTGCTGTGCAG GCCATCCCTCCCTTTGAGTTTATGTTTAGAAATGACCGGATCAGCCTGGCATTTGTGGAGGCCACCATCTATAGACCAGTGGTGGGCAAAGGGAGCATCTGCCGGGACCTGAGGGTGTTCCCAGCAGAGTGCAGAGGGAGACGCTGTACCTACCGGGGAAAGCTTGTG GCAGATGTCAGCTGGTCCGTGAATGGGATTCCCAAAGGCATCATCAAGCAGTCTCTGGGCCAAGTGCCCATCATGGTGAAGTCTAGGTTGTGTAACCTGCATGGGCTCCCTCCCAAAGAGCTCATTGAGCACCACGAGGAGTCTGAG GAAATGGGTGGTTATTTTATTGTGAATGGGAACGAGAAGGTTATTCGCATGCTGATCATGCCAAGGAGAAACTATCCTATCGCTATGTCAAGACCCAAGTGGAAGAACAGAGGCCAGGGATACACTCAGTATG GTATCTCAATGCGCTGTGTGAAGGAGGAGCACACAGCTATCAATATGAACCTGCATTACCTGGACAACGGGACTGTGATGCTCAACTTCATCTACCAGAAAGAGCTCTTCTTCCTCCCCCTGGGCTTTGCACTAAAG GCTTTAGTGGACTTCACAGACTTCCAGATCTACCAGGAGCTGATCAAAGGTCGTGAGGAGAACTCCTTCTACAAGAGCTGTGTGTCTGAGATGCTGCGACTCGTCATGGAGGAGGGCTGCATCACCCGCGGCAAGGTGCTCAACTACCTGGGCGAGCGCTTCCGGGTCAAGATGAACCTGCCAGAGTGGCACACCGATGCACAGTGTGCCAACTACCTGCTAga CCAGTGCGTCTGTATCCACCTGAAGTCTGATGTGGAGAAGTTCTACCTGCTGTGTCTGATGACGCGGAAGCTATTCACGTTTGCCAAGCAGGAGTGCATGGAGGAGAACCCGGACAGTCTGATGTGTCAGGAGGTGCTCACACCAGGACAGCTCTACCTAATGTTTCTCAAG GAGAAGATGGCTGCCTGGATGGTGTCTGTGAAACTGTCGATGGACAAGAGGGCCCATAGGCTGACTGGTGGGGCGAGCTCTGAGAATCTGGTGAAGATGTTCAACCTGGGTTCTGATGTTACCCAGCCCTTTGAGTATCTGCTGGCCACTGGGAATCTCACCTCAAAGACAG GTCTGGGCATGCTCCAGAACACAGGACTGAGTGTGGTGGCCGACAAGCTCAACTTCATCCGCTACCTGTCCCACTTCCGCTGCGTGCACAGAGGGGCAGCCTTTGCCAAGATGAGGACCACCTCCGTACGTCGTCTGCTGCCCGAGTCCTGGGGCTTCCTGTGTCCCGTGCACACCCCTGACGGAGACCCCTGCGGCCTCATGAACCACATGACGGCCCACTGTGAAATCGTAGCCCTGGCCCTGCCCACCACCACCctccctgccctgctctgctccctCG GTGTGACTCCTGTGGATGGTTCTCCTGGCAGGGCCTACTCAGACTGCTATCCTGTTCTCCTGGATGGTGCCATGGTGGGCTGGGTAGAGACTGAGCTGGCCCCCCTCCTCGCAGACTCCCTCCGCAGGTTCAAG GTGTTGAAGGAGAAGAAGATCCCTCCCTGGACTGAGATAGTTCTGGTTCCCCAGACCAGCAAGGCCAGCATGTACCCAGGCCTGTACCTCTTCACCACCCCCTGCCGCATGGTGCGGCCCGTCCGTAACCTGGCCCTGGGCCAGCAAGAACTGATCGGCACCTTTGAACAG CTCTACATCAACGTGGGCATCAGTGAGGATGAGATCGAGCCGGGTGTGACCACCCACCAGGAGCTCTTCCCCCACAGCATGCTGAGCGTGGTGGCTAACTTCATCCCTTACTCTGACCACAACCAGAGTCCCAGGAACATGTACCAGTGTCAGATGG GTAAACAGACCATGGGCTTCCCCCTCCACTCGTTCCAGGAGCGCTCGGACAACAAGCTGTACCGCCTCCAGACCCCCCAGAGCCCTCTGGTCAGGCCTGTCATGTACGACCACTACAACATGGACAACTACCCCATCGGCACCAACGCCATTGTCGCTGTGATCTCCTACACTGGCTACGACATGGAGGACGCCATG ATCCTGAACAAGTCGTCATGGGAGAGGGGCTTTGGTCACGGCTGTGTTTACAAGACTGAGCTGGTGGACCTGGCAGAGAAGATGAAGGGCGAGGACTGCCTGGTGTTTGGGGTCAAACCCGGTGACCCCAAGGTAATGGACAAACTGGACACTGATGGGTTGCCCCCCATCGGAGCCGTACTACAGTACGGAGACCCCTTCTACAGCTACATCAACCTCAACACCGGGCAGAGCTTTGTCAACTTTTACAA GAGTCAAGAAAGCTGCGTGGTGGACAACATCAAGGTGTGCAGCAACGACGCTGGCTCGGGCCGCTTCAAGCGCATCTGCATCACGGTGCGAGTGCCCCGCAACCCCACCATCGGGGACAAGTTTGCCAGCCGCCACGGGCAGAAGGGCATCCTAAGTCGCCTGTGGCCTGCCGAGGACATGCCCTTCACAGAGAGTGGCATGACCCCCGACATCCTGTTCAACCCCCATGGCTTCCCCTCCCGCATGACCATCGGCATGCTCATCGAGAGCATGGCCGGCAAGTCGGGCGCCCTCCACGGCCTGTGCCACGACGCCACTCCCTTCACCTTCTCCGAGGAGAGCTCGGCGCTGGAGCATTTTGGCGACATGCTGCGCGCCGCTGGCTACAATCACTACGGCACCGAGCGCCTCTACAGCGGCCTCAGCGGCCTGGAGCTGGAGGCGGACATCTTCATCGGCGTGGTGTACTACCAGAGGCTACGTCACATGGTCTCCGACAAGTTCCAGGTGAGGACCACTGGAGCGCGGGACAGGGTGACCAACCAGCCGGTGGGCGGGAGGAACATCCAGGGGGGCATCCGCTTCGGGGAGATGGAGCGCGACGCCCTGCTGGCCCACGGGACCTCCTTCCTGCTCCACGACCGCCTCTTCAACTGCTCTGACCGCTCAGTGGCACAggtgtgtgtggactgtggtaGCCTACTGTCCCCTCTACTGGAGAAACCACCACCCTACTGGTCGGCCACACGCCACCGCAAGACTGTCTGCCTCCTGTGCGGCAAGAGTGACTCCATCGTTACGGTGTCTGTGCCGTACGTCTTCCGCTACTTTGTTGCAGAGCTGGCGGCGATGAACATCAAAATCAAATTGGACGTGAAGTGA